The window TCTGGGGAGGTCTTTAGTGGGATGACAAATTGTAACTTTTTTCTatgatagaatcatagaacagttgGGGTTGCAAAGCACCTTAAAGCTCAGCTgattccaaccccctgccatgggcagggacaccttccagtagaCCAGGTTGCTGCAAACCCCATCCAAAAGCTAAAAAAAGCCCTAAAATGCATCTATCTGCTGATTATGATGGATTTAATTCTTCTCTGATAGTATTCCTCCCTTAAAAAGTTTTAGCTTCAGTTGCTAATCTAGAGCCTTTTTGTAATATTATTAATCCTAAATAATTAATGTTGAAAGGGATTTTAGGGATCTATACCACACTCCCCTTGCTCAGAGAACCTTGAAAACCCTGTTTCGTTGCCTAGGGCTGTGTCTAAGCTGGACACCAAAGGGAAAGCAATTTCAACTTTTAGCGCTTCAGTCTGAGATGGCAACTTGGTAAAAAACCAACATTTTAGATTAATCTCTGTGAAATCTAATAtctacatttttccttttgcattaGGAATACGTAGGTTTGGAAATGGTTTTGAACttcaaaacagacaaaaaaaaaaacaaaaaaccctcacaatCCTTAAAATGGGGATGCAATTGTGATTAAGTTACACCTTCTTTATTCCAGGGAAACCTCTGCCTCATTCCCACAATGAGAGATAAGATGCAGAGGGTCAACCTCTCAACAGTGTCCGAATTTGTTTTTGTGGGCCTCTCTGATGCCCCAGAAATCCGTTTGCTTCTCTTtgtgctgttcctgctccttTATTTGGCCACCGTGGCAGGCAACATCATTCTCCTCGTTGCCATCAGCACTGACCcccacctgcacagccccatgtaCTTTCTCCTCGGCAACTTATCCCTGCTGGATCTCTTGTGTCCCACCATCACCGTGCCCAAGATGCTGGGGGccttgctgctggagcacaaaaagatttccttctctggcTGCCTCTTCCAGCACTTTTCCCTCATTGCTGTGGTGGGCACAGAGATTTTCCTCCTGACCGTGATGGCCTACGACCGCTACGTGGCTGTGTGCCACCCCCTGAGGTACCCGAGCATCATGAGCACCAAGCTGTGTGCCCAGCTGGCCGTGGGCACCTGGGCAACAGGGCTTTTGAACTCCCTGCTGCACACCTCTCTGGTGTTCACACTGTCTTTTTGTGGGGCTAACAAGATCCAGCAGTATTACTGTGACATTCCCCCCGTGCTGGCCCTCTCCTGCTCGCCCacccacagcagggagctggtgaTCCTGGTGGTGGCCGGGGTGCTGGGGAGCGGTGCCTGCGTGGTCACCGTGGTCTCTTACATCTTTATCCTCCTGGAAATCCTGGCCAGGAACTCCCCTGGCATCTGGCACAAGGTTTTCTCCACCTGTGGGTCTCACCTGACCGTGGTTTGCCTTTTCTACGGGACCACAATCAGCACCTACGTCCGCCCTTCCTTCACCTACTCCCCGCACCGGGACAGGGTCGTGTCCATGCTCTATGGAATGCTCACCCCGCTCCTAAATCCCATCATCTACAGCCTCAGGAACAAAGAGGTAAAGTGTGCCCTAAAAAGAGTCATCAAGTAGGTGAGAAGGGCTTTAACAAGACAAGAAAACCTCGCTTCGTTTCCACCATCAGCTGGGTAAAACTACAGTTTGTGACTGATCTCTAATTTTCAGACACCTAAAAATTATACGCTGGgatccaaattaattttttctgggCTCAAAACTCCTCTGGGTTGAAAACGCCTTCTTTTGGCTCCCTCTGCAGTTTGAAGGGAGAACCGTGCACTTCCAGAATTGCACGGCACAGCTTTAGCTCATTTTCACAGGAGGAGAAGCGTCCAGCTGGGAATGATGTTCTCCACTGAGCACTGAGGAAGCTGAGATGAGAGCAGGCAGGTGCTGGATTCATATTTTAGGGCAAGAATTCTGGGAATTCGTCCTCGGACACACTTAGATACACCACATGAAAGCAGTTTATATCCCTTTCAAAATTAAACTCCAAATCCATTAAATTATGTTTTACGGCTCAGCCCTGAcatctctcttctctctctctctgcttgTTGGGTGTCTGTTGTTTGCTGGAATCTCCAGAGTTCCACCTCTGGAGTCATGTTTGCCactacatttttcctttttcccatttttttctccttgctgccTCAAATCCTAATGGAAAGAGAGGTgatgctgctccctgcagctcaccCCTCTCTTCACCACCTCTCTTCTTTGCAGAGAAATAATAAATCATCCTGTAAAAATGCTGGGATTATTGTCACTTGATTGACCTCAAAAGTTTCTGATGAGATAGGTTTaataaaatctcttttatttATCCACAAGTGGCTCTGAATTTTTATACTTCCATTTTGTGATGAGACTTTGTATTAACTGTAGCCTTAAGGTGTCTGAAATGCAAGAAAAGTCACAAGTGTGAACGAGATTGTGTGAGCAGGATATTTATGAAACAATTCatctgccaagaaaaaaaaaatattccttgttCCAGCTCTTCCAGGGCTCTGAATGGCAGCACAACCAGGGCACAGGAATTGGATTTGTCTTTGTGCACAGCTTTACTCCTGACTAGAACCCCTGGAACCCCGAATCTGTTCCAGGCTGCTGATGGCCCCCTTGTGATGTCCCCAGGCACTGTCACAAGGTTCTGAGGGACTTCTGCCAACCACAAGTGGCTGtccaggggcagctgctggtgcagctggtGAAGGATAATGATGAAGGCTCAATTATCCTTCAAATTCCTCCCACAACTTCTGCACTAACCAAGTAGAGGACTGGAGAGGTGTTGGCCAAGCCATGAACTCTTCAGCCAAGGTGTGGAGAAGCTGTGACAAAGTGAACTGCTTtgaaagttttcattttctttaaaaaggaggaaagttTCCTTCTCCTCAGTGCCTGTGCAGTTGTCACTGGGGACT is drawn from Prinia subflava isolate CZ2003 ecotype Zambia chromosome 5, Cam_Psub_1.2, whole genome shotgun sequence and contains these coding sequences:
- the LOC134550556 gene encoding olfactory receptor 5V1-like; protein product: MRDKMQRVNLSTVSEFVFVGLSDAPEIRLLLFVLFLLLYLATVAGNIILLVAISTDPHLHSPMYFLLGNLSLLDLLCPTITVPKMLGALLLEHKKISFSGCLFQHFSLIAVVGTEIFLLTVMAYDRYVAVCHPLRYPSIMSTKLCAQLAVGTWATGLLNSLLHTSLVFTLSFCGANKIQQYYCDIPPVLALSCSPTHSRELVILVVAGVLGSGACVVTVVSYIFILLEILARNSPGIWHKVFSTCGSHLTVVCLFYGTTISTYVRPSFTYSPHRDRVVSMLYGMLTPLLNPIIYSLRNKEVKCALKRVIK